From the genome of Varibaculum prostatecancerukia, one region includes:
- a CDS encoding M23 family metallopeptidase, whose product MKKNLYSFGALLAALVATLLLAFSSAPPALASTGGQGFGQTVNLAQLAGEIGYYQWPSRHRVEILRAFDPPSSPWGSGHRGVDLAMPAGCEVFSARAGTVFFVGTIAGKPSISIKHTELIRTTYTPVKSDLEVGTSVTAGQKIGTLEAGHPGLHFGAKIDDYHYLNPLLLILGPIRLLPDS is encoded by the coding sequence GTGAAGAAGAATCTCTACTCCTTCGGGGCGCTACTAGCGGCTTTGGTCGCGACCTTACTCTTGGCTTTTTCCTCGGCTCCCCCGGCTCTTGCCAGCACGGGAGGTCAAGGATTTGGGCAAACGGTGAATCTGGCGCAGCTTGCGGGAGAGATCGGATATTACCAGTGGCCAAGTCGCCACCGCGTCGAGATTCTACGAGCTTTTGACCCCCCAAGCTCCCCTTGGGGTAGCGGACACCGGGGAGTTGATTTAGCAATGCCGGCAGGCTGTGAGGTTTTTAGTGCGCGCGCGGGAACTGTTTTCTTTGTCGGCACTATCGCCGGTAAGCCCAGTATTTCGATCAAGCATACGGAGCTGATTCGCACTACCTACACCCCGGTGAAAAGTGACTTAGAGGTAGGAACGTCAGTTACAGCCGGTCAAAAGATTGGAACCTTGGAGGCGGGACACCCGGGGCTACATTTTGGGGCAAAAATCGATGATTACCACTACCTGAATCCTCTATTGCTGATTCTGGGACCGATTCGCCTACTCCCCGACTCTTAA
- a CDS encoding tyrosine recombinase XerC — protein sequence MRAVKRGEALEDYRRYLQYAKSFSPASIKAYLADLRGWLDHCEITEEESILPACTLPAARNWLAQLRSQGQSATTIARKIAALRAFSKWAKQNQVLETDFAKQLRTPKTAKNLPHMLSVSQAKKLLAWCESQADTSAVMARDWAIFELIYATGARVGEICALVPEDIDFNSRTVRLWGKGSKERIVPFSPQAGKALRFYLQRARGELQKLPPTDALFLGAQGGVISERIVRGRLHRACALAGVPDLGPHGLRHSMASHMLEGGADLRVIQEMLGHSALSTTQRYTHVDAHRLIGAYQQAFPRA from the coding sequence ATGCGAGCGGTGAAGCGAGGCGAAGCCTTAGAAGATTATCGCCGCTATCTGCAGTATGCGAAATCATTCTCTCCAGCCTCCATTAAGGCGTATCTAGCGGATTTGCGTGGCTGGCTGGATCATTGCGAGATTACCGAAGAAGAATCGATTTTACCGGCCTGCACTTTGCCGGCAGCGCGTAATTGGTTGGCGCAGCTGCGCTCCCAGGGACAATCGGCTACCACTATTGCCCGTAAAATCGCGGCGCTGCGTGCTTTTTCAAAATGGGCAAAACAAAACCAAGTGCTGGAAACAGATTTTGCGAAGCAACTTCGCACCCCGAAAACCGCGAAAAATCTGCCGCATATGTTATCGGTTTCGCAAGCTAAAAAGCTGCTTGCTTGGTGCGAAAGTCAGGCAGATACTAGCGCGGTGATGGCGCGAGATTGGGCGATCTTCGAGTTGATTTACGCCACCGGGGCGCGGGTGGGCGAGATTTGTGCCCTAGTACCGGAAGATATTGATTTCAACTCGCGCACGGTGCGGCTGTGGGGCAAAGGATCAAAAGAACGAATAGTTCCCTTTAGTCCCCAGGCCGGAAAAGCTTTGCGCTTCTACTTGCAGAGGGCGCGGGGAGAGCTGCAAAAGTTGCCGCCTACTGACGCCCTATTCTTAGGAGCCCAAGGCGGGGTAATTTCGGAAAGGATCGTACGCGGACGCCTGCACCGCGCCTGTGCCCTGGCGGGAGTACCCGATTTAGGGCCGCACGGTCTGCGGCACTCGATGGCCTCCCATATGTTGGAGGGCGGGGCAGATCTGCGGGTAATCCAGGAAATGTTAGGACATTCCGCGCTGTCAACTACCCAGCGCTACACCCATGTGGATGCCCATCGTCTAATCGGTGCCTACCAGCAGGCTTTCCCCCGCGCCTAA
- the dprA gene encoding DNA-processing protein DprA, whose product MEDNHQYRLACASWSMLTEAEDLAADLLLSELGPVAALKIARRAASDDPQRWHRYLPVELVRRSGGDKWDKSFSRWRGRLESLDLPALEKMLSRGRFKLVTRRDPDWPAAFANVANAPWALWAIGDTSLLNQESEKTVAMVGARAVSNLGHDIATELAWRCAGEGMTLVSGGAYGVDCLVHQACLRAKIPTISLLAGGLDRPYPAMNSQMFKQISGSGLLLSQYPPGSRPTRWRFLDRNRLIAALSAATVVIQAGFRSGALNTARHGMELGRQVGAVPGPINQPEWAGSNQLIRDGATLISSAEDVQEMIAPLGTVTAHPMRVQTGYLDGLDPLSARILDATPLRSPANASAIARASGAAIEEVLSIMGNLEMDGRVIQLDGKWKKAGV is encoded by the coding sequence ATGGAAGATAATCATCAGTACCGATTGGCCTGTGCCAGTTGGTCAATGCTAACTGAGGCCGAAGATTTGGCGGCAGATTTACTGCTTAGTGAACTCGGACCGGTTGCCGCTTTAAAAATTGCACGCCGCGCCGCCAGTGATGATCCGCAGCGTTGGCACCGATATCTGCCGGTAGAGCTAGTTCGACGCAGCGGCGGAGATAAGTGGGATAAAAGTTTTTCTAGGTGGCGGGGGCGTCTAGAATCCCTAGATTTACCGGCCTTAGAAAAGATGCTCTCCCGAGGGCGTTTTAAGTTAGTTACTCGGCGCGATCCAGATTGGCCAGCCGCGTTTGCAAATGTCGCTAACGCACCCTGGGCACTGTGGGCAATCGGGGATACTTCCCTGCTAAATCAGGAGAGTGAAAAAACGGTGGCGATGGTAGGGGCGCGTGCCGTTTCCAACCTGGGACACGATATTGCCACCGAACTTGCCTGGCGCTGTGCCGGGGAGGGGATGACCCTGGTTTCCGGGGGTGCTTATGGGGTGGATTGCCTGGTTCACCAGGCTTGTCTGCGGGCAAAAATCCCTACGATTAGTCTGCTGGCAGGAGGTCTGGATCGTCCTTATCCGGCTATGAACTCGCAGATGTTTAAACAGATTTCTGGCAGCGGCTTGTTGCTTAGTCAATATCCGCCCGGATCGCGCCCCACACGCTGGCGATTCTTAGATCGCAATCGCCTAATCGCGGCGTTATCGGCCGCAACTGTCGTCATCCAGGCGGGTTTTCGCTCTGGAGCGCTCAATACTGCCCGGCACGGCATGGAACTAGGGCGGCAAGTGGGGGCAGTTCCCGGCCCGATTAACCAACCCGAATGGGCGGGTTCCAACCAGTTAATTCGAGATGGCGCCACTTTGATTAGCAGTGCCGAGGACGTGCAAGAAATGATTGCGCCCCTGGGGACGGTAACTGCCCATCCGATGCGGGTGCAGACAGGGTACTTGGACGGCCTGGATCCGCTAAGCGCCCGAATCCTGGATGCTACTCCGTTGCGGAGTCCGGCAAATGCCTCGGCAATTGCGCGCGCCAGCGGGGCAGCCATCGAAGAAGTGCTGTCCATTATGGGTAACCTGGAAATGGATGGCCGGGTAATCCAACTTGATGGCAAATGGAAAAAGGCGGGAGTCTAG